The sequence CTCCAAGGACTACCTGAGCAAGTTCGGCCTGCGCGGCAGCTACCTGACCAAGTTTGATGGCTCCAGCCTGAAGCTCTCTGCCGGTGTGTTCACCTCCAGTGACGATGGCGAGCTCTTCGTCACTGCCGCCGAAAGTGGCGATCTGGATGACGAGGATCGCGATGGTGCGGTCAAAGGTGAAACCCGCAGCGACAACGACGGCATGGGTGTGTACGCCGAGGCCGTCTGGAAGCGCAACAACCTGCAGCTGTCTGCGGCCATCTCCAAGTTCGATGACATCTGGATTGAGGACAACTTTGCCGGCGACCATGGCCGCAACCCCTTCCCCACCCGCAGTCGTGTGGGACCGGATCTGACCAACGCCAATGAGACCGTGGCCAAGGTCTCGGTCATCTACAACTGGCAGGATCTGGTGCCCGGACTGACCACAGAGATCGCCGCCGCCCAGGGCTGGGATGCGGAGAACTCGGTGGATCCTGCCCTTGGCACCGCCGACGAAGACTGGAAGGAGCTGGTGGTCACCTACAAGGTGCCCACGGTCAAAGGCCTCAAGTTCACCGGCGTGTGGCACGACTACAACTCCGACGAAGTGGGCAACGTGGACGGGGTGAAAGAGGATGAAACCGACATCCGCCTCTACCTGGACTACAGCTACAAATTCAACTTCTAAGGGCTAAGCCCAGCCAGCGGGCAGTCCGTTCCCGCTGGCTCAGCCTCTATTTTTACTCAAGCATTTCAGCTCTTTCTTCCGTCAGGCTTGTGCCCAGGAGCAACACCTGCAACACTGCGGCCAACACCCACCATCAAGTTGTAGACGATGAAAAAACTGACTCTTGCCGCTGCCCTGGCTGCCAGCCTGCTGATTCCGGCTCAGGCCGCCACCGAGATCGCCGGAGTGGCGGTTAACGACACCATTGAACTCCAGGGCAAACCCCTGACCCTGAGTGGCGCGGGGATCCGCTCCAAGTTCTTTATGGACCTCTATGTGGGCAGCCTCTACAGCAGCGAGTCTGGCCTGACTCAGCAGCTGGCTCTGGAGGGCAACCAGACCAGCGCCATCCGCCTGAACATCGTCTCCGGGCTGATCACCTCAGACAAGATGATCGACTCCATCGAGGAGGGCTTTCAGAGCAGCGCCGGCGACGGCTATGACCAACTGAAACCCAAGATCGACGCCTTTATCGCGGTATTCAGCGATCACATCGTCGAGGGGGACCAATTTACCCTGCTGTCCCTGCCCGGCGTCGGCGTAGAAGCCTATAAGAATGGTCAGTTGCTGACCCTTATTGAGGGAGAGGCTTTCCGTCAGGCCCTGCTGGGGATCTGGCTGGGCGACGAGCCCGCCGATGACGATCTCAAGGACGCCATGCTCGGCGGCTAAGTCGCCAACAGAGAAAAAAGGCGCGGTGTTCCGCGCCTTTTTCATTTATCCCTGCGCCTGAGTGGCCACCGGTGCTACACTGCCGCCCTCATGCAGCAGCCCCGGACAGAGTGCCCAATGGATCATCAACCCAACAACCCCTTGCACGGGGTGAAACTTCAGCAGATTGTGGAGACCCTCGCCCAATACTATGGCTGGCGGGAACTGGGCCGGCGCATCCCCATCAACTGTTTCAACTCCAACCCCTCGGTGAAATCCAGCCTCAAATTCTTACGGCGAACCCCCTGGGCTAGGGAGAAGGTGGAACAGCTCTACCTGGACTCCATCAAGGACATTGAGGAGTGGCAGCAACACTCGGGCAACCAGAATTAAAAAAGGCGCGGAACACCGCGCCTTTTCTTTGCTGGTCAGGGCCGATACCCCTTAAGGAACATGGTCACCGTCTGCTGCACATAGACCTCTCGCTGGGATTCATCCATCCTCAGCTCCAGTCCCAGATCCCCACGCATCTTATCGACGGTGTGCAACATCAACAGCAGCTGCTGAGCGGCAATGGCCGGGTCGGGCATCGTCAGCACCCCGGCGTCATTCAATCTGGTCAGGTAGCTGGTGACCAGCTCCATCATCCGTTTGGGTCCCGCTTCGTAATAGAGCTGTGACAGCTCTGGGTGACTCTCGGAACTGCGGACACAGGAGCAATAGACATGACGCACCTCAGGACTGAGGATCATATCCAGGAATCGGCGGGCGAACCCCAGAAGGAACTGTTCGGGCTCGGCGTCCATCTCGAAGTTCTCTTCGGTCATCTGAGCGCTGACGCAACGGTCCTCGATGCAGTGCACAAAGAGATCGTTCTTGCTGCCGAAATGACTGTAAACCGTCTGCTTGGACACCCCGGCTTGCACTGCCACCTCGTCCATGGAGGTGTTCTCCAGCCCCTTCTGCATAAACAGCTCGGCGGCCGCCTCCAGGATCTGAGAACGTTTCTTACTTTTCCGATCGTTAGCTACAACGGCCATAGCGCCCCACAAAATATTTACAAAAACTTCACCAACTGGACTGGACAGTCTAGTTTGATTCTACCAAACTAGACCGTCTAGTCTAATTGTAATTCGAATGTTATGACAGCGTACCAGTTTCTTGGCCCACTGTGCGGCCTGCTCCTCATCGCCACCGGCTGCAGTCAGCAGGGAAAGAGTGCGCCGGTCAAGCCTCCCCTGGAGGTTCATGCCCAGCAGGTCCAGCTGCAGCACAGCTACCCGCTGACCCACAGATTCGTGGGTAAAGTGTATCACCCCAGAACCAGTGACATCGGTTTTGAATCCCCGGGTACCGTGGCCACCATCGACGTGGAGATTGGTCAGGAGGTGGAAGCAGGCCAGGTGCTCGCCACCCTGGACACCCGCCTGCTGCGCAGCGAAGCCGAGCAGCTCGAGGCTACCCTGGCTCAGAATCGCGCCGACCTGGACCTCAATAAGGCCACCCTCAAACGCCAACTGACCCTGTCGGAACAGGGGTATCAGTCTGAGCAGCAACTGGACGAACTGCGCAGCCGCAAAGCCCAGTTGCAGGCCCGCCAGCAACAACTGAACGCCAACCTGGAGTCGGTCAATATCCGTCTGCAGAAGAGCACCCTCAAGGCGCCCTATTCAGGCACGGTCACCAGGCGCCAACTGACCAAGGGTCAGGTCACAGGCAACGGCCAGGTGGCCTTCACCCTGGTGCCCGACGGCGCCGCCGAAGCCCGGGTCGGATTGCCAGTCCGTCTGCTGGAGCGCCTGCAAACCCGACAACAATGGCAGGCCAGTGTCGACGGCCAGTCCCTGCCGGTGACCTATCTGGGGCGCAGTGCCCAGGTGGACCCGGGCACCCGCACCGTCACCCTGAGATTTGCCCTGCCCGAACAACCCACCCTGCTCAACGGTCAGTTGCTCTATCTTGAGGTGGAGGAGCGCATTGTCGCCGACACCACCCGAGTGCCTTTGACCGCGCTGACCGCCGGGGTCCGGGGCCTGTGGAACCTCTACATCCTGGAGGATTTGGGGGATGGCAGCTTCCAGATCGCCCGCCGGGACGTTCGGGTGCTGCATGCCGATCAGGAGTACGCCTGGGTCTCCGGCGCCATCGACGACGGCGACCGCCTGGTCTCCACCGGACTGCAGCGACTGGTGGCCGGTCAGAGAGTGGTGCTGGCCACCGATGCCAGCATCACCGCCAGCCGCGGTGAAGAGCTATGATTCGCGCCCTGGTTCAAAACCCCAGAGTCGCCGCCCTGCTGACGGCTTTGCTGATCGTCAGCGGCCTCAGCGCCCTGACCAACCTGCCCCGCACCGAAGACCCCAATCTGACCAATAGGGTGGCGGCGGTGATCACCCCCTACCCGGGCGCCACCGCCGAACGGGTGGAAGCCCTGGTGACCGAGCCCCTGGAAGCCAAGCTTCGGCAGCTGGATGAGATCAAGAACCTCACCTCCAACTCCAGACCGGGGATCTCCGTGGTCACCATCGAACTGCAGGATCGCATCATGGATGCGGACCCCGTCTGGTCCCGGGCCCGGGATCTGATTGGCGATGCAGCCCCGGCCCTGCCCCAGGGAACCGGCGCCCCCACCCTGGATGACCAGCTGGCCTACGCCTTCACCCGCATCTTCTCCTTCACCTGGCAGGGAGGCAGCCAAGCGGATCCCACCGTCCTGGGACGCTATGCCGAGGAGCTGGCCAACCGCCTGAGGCTGCTGCCAGGCACCGATTTCGTCAAGGTGGTCGGCGCCCCTGAGGAGGAGATCCTGGTCTCCATCGACGACGCCGAACTCTTTGCCCTTGGCCTTTCCGTGGACGATCTGGCCCGACAGATCCGCGCCGCCGACAGCAAGACCGCTTCGGGCAGCCTCGAAGGCGAGGCGATCCGGGCCCAGCTGGAGGTCTCCGGCGAACTGGTCTCCCTCAACCGCATCCGTCAGGTCCCTCTGCGTCCCGACAACCAGTTGCAGACCCTGAGGGTGATGGATGTGGCCAACGTCAGCCGGGCGGTGCGCTGGCCCCCGGATGACTATGTGCTCAGCCAGGGCGAGCAGGGGGTGCTGGTGGCGGTGCGCATGTTGCCGGATACCCGCATCGACCGCTGGAATGCCCAGGTGGAACAAACCCTGGAGGGGCTCAAACCGCTGATCGCCTCCAACGTATTGCTTGAGACCCAGTTCAACCAGCAGGGCTACACCGAAGTCAGGCTGTCGGAGCTCACCGGCAACCTGGGACTGGGCTTTATGCTGGTTCTGGCGGTGCTGCTGGTGACTCTGGGGTGGCGCAGCGCCCTGCTGGTGGCCTTCGCCCTGCCGGTAACCGTGCTCTTTACCCTGTTCTGTATGCAGCTTTATGGCCTGCCCATCCATCAGATGTCGGTCACCGGGCTGGTGGTGGCCCTGGGGATCATGGTGGACAACGCCATCGTGGTGGTGGACGCCATAGGTCAGAGGCGCAGCCGGGGGATGACCCCGGTAGAAGCGGTTTCCGCCACCTTGCGCCAGTTCTGGCTGCCTCTGGCCAGCTCCACCCTGACCACGGTGCTGGCCTTTGCCCCCATCTTCCTGATGCCGGGCCCCGCCGGCGAGTTTGTCGGCGGCATCGCCCTGGCGGTGAGCTTTGCCCTGATTGGTTCCTACCTGATCTCCCTGACTTTGGTGGCTGGCCTGGGAGGCCGATTCATCAAACCCAGGGAGGGCAATCACTGGTGGCAGCAGGGGATCACCCTGCCCTGGCTGGGGGCCATATTGAGACGCACCCTGGCCATCGCCCTGGTGTGGCCGAAAACCGCCCTGCTGCTGATCTTCCTCACCCCGGCCACCGGCTTCTGGGCCGCTGGCCAGATGACCGAGCAGTTTTTCCCGGCCGCCGATCGGGACATGTTCCACATCGAGGTGTTCATGCCTCAGCAATCCAGCCTGCCGGCCACCGTCGATGGTGTGCGCCAGCTGGATGCCTGGCTCAGAGAACAGGCGGGCATAGAACAGACGGTGTGGACCTTTGGCCGCAACACCCCCTCCTTCTACTACAACCTGTTGCAGCGGCGACAGGGGGCGGCCAACTACGCACAGGGGATGATCACCGCCAGCGATTTTGAGATGGCCAACGAATTGATCCCCACTCTGCAGCGGCAGTTGGACCAGCGTTATCCGCAGATGCAGATCCTGGTGCGCAAGCTGGAGCAGGGCCCGCCGTTCAACGCTCCCATCGAGCTGCGGATCTATGGCCCGCAACTGGACAGGCTCACCGAACTGGGCGACCAGCTCAGGCTGATGCTGGGCAACCAGGACCACATCATTCAGACCCGCAACACCCTGGCTGCCGGTGCCGCCAGAATCAAACTGGATATCGATGAAGAGGCCAGCCTGGCCGGGGGCCTGACCCTGGCCCAGGTGGCAGGGCAACTGCGCGCCTCCATGGATGGCGTGGTGGGTGGCAGCGTGCTCGAGGGGGTGGAGAACCTGCCGGTGCGGGTACGCCTCAACGCCAATGACCGCAACCAGGCGGCAGACCTTGGCTCGGTGCAACTGGTGGGCGGTCAGCAGATCCCCACCATGCTGCCCCTGTCCGCCCTGGCGCAGTTAAGCATCGAGTCCGGCCGCGCCACCATCCCCAGACGCAATGGCGAGCGCATCAACACCATAGAAGGCTACCTGGAAGCGGGGGTGCTGCCCTCCAAGGTGCTCAATGCCATGGCGTCTCAGTTGGCAGAGTTTGAAGCCAGCCTGCCCTCGGGCTACCGGCTGGAGATCGGCGGAGAGAGTGCCAAGCGAGATCAGGCGGTGGCCAAGCTGATGTCGTCGGTCACCATCATCAGCGTGCTGCTGGTGAGCGTGGTGGTACTGAGCTTCAACTCCTTCCGGCTGACCACGGTGATCCTGGCCAGCGCCGCCCAGTCTGCCGGGCTGGGGCTGCTGTCGGTCTACCTGATGGGGTACCCCTTTGGCTTCAATGTGATCAATGCCTTGATGGGGTTGGCCGGCCTGGCCATCAATGCCGCCATCGTCATCCTGGCGGAACTGGAGGAGAATCCGGAAGCGGCCGGCGGTAACATGGCCGCCATCATCGATACCGTCGTAGGGTGCGGTCGCCACATCGGCTCCACCACCATCACCACCTTCGGCGGCTTCCTGCCGCTGATCCTGGCCGGGGGGGGCTTCTGGCCCCCGTTCGCGGTGGCCATCGCCGGAGGCACCCTGCTGACCACCTTCCTCTCCTTCGTGTTCGTTCCCGCCTGCTACATAATGATTCGGGCCCCCAAGGGAGCCCGATTCTCATCCGAGGTGACCGCCTAGCGGTCAGAGTTGATGATGCGGTTGTAGAGCTGATCTTTCAGCTCTACCCGCCTCATCTTCAAACGGGAAAACTCCTCATCACTGGTGGGCACGTCGTTCATCTCCAGCCCCCGTATTTGATGATCCAAACTGTGGTACTCCCTGGCCATAGTGGCAAACTCCACATCCATATGTTTCAGGCTGTGGATCTTGTCCTTGTAGTCGGGAAAATCGTCGACGAGGGCATGACTCTCTCCAAGCATCGCGAGCTCCTGTGAGTTGTCAGGTGAGAGAAAGGCTGCGCAGCGCCCAGGCGGACGACAACGCAACCGGATGGCATACCTAAAACCTAGTCCAGGATCCCCACCTTCTCCAGCGCAGCCCCCAGAGCCACTGGCTTTTACTTCATCCCATGTTCATCCAGGGCACGGCGCAGGCGCTCCACCTGTTCCGTGGTCAGGTCACCCTCCTTGATCATCCGTTCCAGCATCTCGGCCCTGTCCAGATGAAACCGCTTGAGCTCCATCACCCCTTCCTGCTCCAGCCTGGCCACCATACGCTCCGCTTCCTCGGCCAGACGGGCCCCCTCCTCGGCCATCTGCTCATGGATCTCCACATAGATTTCGGGATCATGCCCCAGGTGGACCACCTGGTGATGACCATCGGACAACACCAGCTTCCAGTCACTGCCCACACCGGCCAGGGCCTTGGCCTTCTCCAGCCAGCGCTGCCTGACTTCGGCATCCAGGTCCCCAAGCAGGGTCGCCACCGCAGCCCAGTCCGGATTGTCTCTGTCCAGGGTCAGCTCCACCCGCTCGCCACTGTCGATAAAGCTCACCTCTATGGGCTCCCCCTTGTCCTGACTGGCCTTAAAGGTGGCCGCGGTTGCCGCCAGGGTCATCAGCATCGTCGCTGCTGCCAAAATCATTCTCATGATGGTCTCCTTGTTAAACTGAGTTGTTCCCCCCCTGCGTAGAAAGAAACGTGCCAGAGTCGCCGCCGCCGAATTCCCTGGGGTTTCCCCATGAAACCGCGAGAGTTTCTCCTCAAATCCTCCCTGGCCCTTCCCATATGGGGAGCTCCTTGGGCCGGCAGCGGGCAACGGTGGCTCGCCACTGCCCGGCGTGGTAACTTCAGCTCATCTGGCACGCTTTATGTAAGGTGATCACTCCAAGGAGGAACCGATGTCCCTGAAACGTTACCTGATGATCGCCTTTGGCTCGCTGATACTGCTGTTTACCCTGCTCCAGTGGCTGCTGGTGCAGCAGCTCACCACAGATTTCCGTCGACAACTGGCCGAAGACTCCGAAGCCGTGGCC is a genomic window of Ferrimonas sp. YFM containing:
- a CDS encoding OprD family outer membrane porin → MSIAAAMLCAPSMAVSADDSGYQLKTKSRLVYFDREYENPTKDRTQSAFSITADWTTPQYGGWIGIGLSPYFVEDLGSDGLVKADVLTVKDGEMSGFALLGQAYVNLTPVNGLAIKLGRLTHKSMLLSSSGSRAVPNTYQGVNALYKPMKGLSVYGAVYDKWSARNDDEFVGFRTDQTEEGAIDYISVIGLKYKFDAFTVETEYLNSKDYLSKFGLRGSYLTKFDGSSLKLSAGVFTSSDDGELFVTAAESGDLDDEDRDGAVKGETRSDNDGMGVYAEAVWKRNNLQLSAAISKFDDIWIEDNFAGDHGRNPFPTRSRVGPDLTNANETVAKVSVIYNWQDLVPGLTTEIAAAQGWDAENSVDPALGTADEDWKELVVTYKVPTVKGLKFTGVWHDYNSDEVGNVDGVKEDETDIRLYLDYSYKFNF
- a CDS encoding chalcone isomerase family protein; translated protein: MKKLTLAAALAASLLIPAQAATEIAGVAVNDTIELQGKPLTLSGAGIRSKFFMDLYVGSLYSSESGLTQQLALEGNQTSAIRLNIVSGLITSDKMIDSIEEGFQSSAGDGYDQLKPKIDAFIAVFSDHIVEGDQFTLLSLPGVGVEAYKNGQLLTLIEGEAFRQALLGIWLGDEPADDDLKDAMLGG
- a CDS encoding VF530 family protein, whose translation is MDHQPNNPLHGVKLQQIVETLAQYYGWRELGRRIPINCFNSNPSVKSSLKFLRRTPWAREKVEQLYLDSIKDIEEWQQHSGNQN
- a CDS encoding TetR/AcrR family transcriptional regulator, which gives rise to MAVVANDRKSKKRSQILEAAAELFMQKGLENTSMDEVAVQAGVSKQTVYSHFGSKNDLFVHCIEDRCVSAQMTEENFEMDAEPEQFLLGFARRFLDMILSPEVRHVYCSCVRSSESHPELSQLYYEAGPKRMMELVTSYLTRLNDAGVLTMPDPAIAAQQLLLMLHTVDKMRGDLGLELRMDESQREVYVQQTVTMFLKGYRP
- a CDS encoding efflux RND transporter periplasmic adaptor subunit; this translates as MTAYQFLGPLCGLLLIATGCSQQGKSAPVKPPLEVHAQQVQLQHSYPLTHRFVGKVYHPRTSDIGFESPGTVATIDVEIGQEVEAGQVLATLDTRLLRSEAEQLEATLAQNRADLDLNKATLKRQLTLSEQGYQSEQQLDELRSRKAQLQARQQQLNANLESVNIRLQKSTLKAPYSGTVTRRQLTKGQVTGNGQVAFTLVPDGAAEARVGLPVRLLERLQTRQQWQASVDGQSLPVTYLGRSAQVDPGTRTVTLRFALPEQPTLLNGQLLYLEVEERIVADTTRVPLTALTAGVRGLWNLYILEDLGDGSFQIARRDVRVLHADQEYAWVSGAIDDGDRLVSTGLQRLVAGQRVVLATDASITASRGEEL
- a CDS encoding efflux RND transporter permease subunit, whose amino-acid sequence is MIRALVQNPRVAALLTALLIVSGLSALTNLPRTEDPNLTNRVAAVITPYPGATAERVEALVTEPLEAKLRQLDEIKNLTSNSRPGISVVTIELQDRIMDADPVWSRARDLIGDAAPALPQGTGAPTLDDQLAYAFTRIFSFTWQGGSQADPTVLGRYAEELANRLRLLPGTDFVKVVGAPEEEILVSIDDAELFALGLSVDDLARQIRAADSKTASGSLEGEAIRAQLEVSGELVSLNRIRQVPLRPDNQLQTLRVMDVANVSRAVRWPPDDYVLSQGEQGVLVAVRMLPDTRIDRWNAQVEQTLEGLKPLIASNVLLETQFNQQGYTEVRLSELTGNLGLGFMLVLAVLLVTLGWRSALLVAFALPVTVLFTLFCMQLYGLPIHQMSVTGLVVALGIMVDNAIVVVDAIGQRRSRGMTPVEAVSATLRQFWLPLASSTLTTVLAFAPIFLMPGPAGEFVGGIALAVSFALIGSYLISLTLVAGLGGRFIKPREGNHWWQQGITLPWLGAILRRTLAIALVWPKTALLLIFLTPATGFWAAGQMTEQFFPAADRDMFHIEVFMPQQSSLPATVDGVRQLDAWLREQAGIEQTVWTFGRNTPSFYYNLLQRRQGAANYAQGMITASDFEMANELIPTLQRQLDQRYPQMQILVRKLEQGPPFNAPIELRIYGPQLDRLTELGDQLRLMLGNQDHIIQTRNTLAAGAARIKLDIDEEASLAGGLTLAQVAGQLRASMDGVVGGSVLEGVENLPVRVRLNANDRNQAADLGSVQLVGGQQIPTMLPLSALAQLSIESGRATIPRRNGERINTIEGYLEAGVLPSKVLNAMASQLAEFEASLPSGYRLEIGGESAKRDQAVAKLMSSVTIISVLLVSVVVLSFNSFRLTTVILASAAQSAGLGLLSVYLMGYPFGFNVINALMGLAGLAINAAIVILAELEENPEAAGGNMAAIIDTVVGCGRHIGSTTITTFGGFLPLILAGGGFWPPFAVAIAGGTLLTTFLSFVFVPACYIMIRAPKGARFSSEVTA
- a CDS encoding DUF465 domain-containing protein; the encoded protein is MLGESHALVDDFPDYKDKIHSLKHMDVEFATMAREYHSLDHQIRGLEMNDVPTSDEEFSRLKMRRVELKDQLYNRIINSDR